A region from the Microbacterium lacus genome encodes:
- a CDS encoding GNAT family N-acetyltransferase encodes MAELRLEELSASTIVAVNTLGLKPGQEQFLAPVSYGVAATVVNPQTTWQRVVLDGDEVVGFVSANFDPEAHEPHFRSVLWRINVDADDQGRGVGRYAVEQLIEEARRRGMDHVDVIYEAGEGGPEAFFTRVGFTPSGETEYGEVIAEVRI; translated from the coding sequence ATGGCTGAGCTGCGACTCGAGGAACTGTCCGCATCGACGATCGTCGCCGTCAACACACTGGGTCTCAAGCCCGGACAGGAGCAGTTCCTGGCCCCGGTCAGTTACGGCGTGGCCGCCACCGTCGTCAACCCGCAGACGACCTGGCAGCGCGTCGTCCTCGACGGGGACGAGGTCGTCGGCTTCGTCAGCGCCAACTTCGACCCCGAGGCGCACGAGCCGCACTTCCGCTCCGTCCTGTGGCGCATCAACGTCGACGCGGACGACCAGGGCCGCGGTGTCGGCCGGTACGCGGTCGAGCAGCTGATCGAAGAGGCCCGCCGGCGCGGCATGGACCACGTCGATGTCATCTACGAGGCGGGCGAGGGCGGCCCGGAGGCGTTCTTCACGCGCGTCGGTTTCACTCCGAGCGGGGAGACCGAGTACGGCGAGGTCATCGCCGAGGTCCGGATCTAG